In Clupea harengus chromosome 1, Ch_v2.0.2, whole genome shotgun sequence, one DNA window encodes the following:
- the LOC105898697 gene encoding phosphatidylcholine transfer protein isoform X1, which yields MSLHFTEDEFQAAWRELDEPKVEGWELFTETMGIKIYRRYSQETGLYEYKVFGCLKNCAPDQCAEVYMDLAYRKQWDSYVKELTEKDHDGQSAIYWEVKYPFPLSNRDYVYVRERRDLEIEGRKIWVVLAKSSSASQCPEKSGVIRVKDYKQSMAIETDGDCGTKVFMNYFDNPGGMIPTWLVNWAAKSGVPGFLTDMQKACNNYHNFCKNKK from the exons ATGTCACTCCACTTTACAGAGGACGAGTTTCAAGCGGCATGGAGAGAGTTGGATGAACCAAAAGTGGAGGGATGGGAGTTGTTTACAGAAACGATGGGAATCAAAATATATCGGCGATACAGTCAG GAAACTGGTCTCTATGAGTACAAAGTTTTTGGTTGTCTGAAGAACTGTGCTCCAGATCAGTGTGCAGAGGTCTACATGGACCTGGCGTACAGGAAACAATGGGACAGCTATGTCAAAG AGCTCACCGAAAAAGACCATGATGGACAGTCTGCAATTTACTGGGAGGTGAAATATCCCTTCCCCCTGTCGAACAGAGAT TACGTGTACGTGAGAGAGCGTAGAGACCTCGAGATTGAGGGAAGAAAGATTTGGGTGGTCTTGGCCAAGAGTTCCTCTGCATCTCAGTGCCCGGAGAAGAGCGGTGTGATCAGAGTGAAAGACTACAAACAGAGCATGGCCATAGAGACTGATGGTGATTGTGGCACCAAAG TCTTCATGAACTACTTTGATAACCCTGGTGGCATGATCCCAACCTGGCTGGTGAACTGGGCTGCTAAG AGTGGTGTTCCAGGGTTTCTCACAGACATGCAGAAGGCCTGCAACAACTATCACAACTTCTGCAAGAACAAAAAATGA
- the LOC105898697 gene encoding phosphatidylcholine transfer protein isoform X2 — protein sequence MDLAYRKQWDSYVKELTEKDHDGQSAIYWEVKYPFPLSNRDYVYVRERRDLEIEGRKIWVVLAKSSSASQCPEKSGVIRVKDYKQSMAIETDGDCGTKVFMNYFDNPGGMIPTWLVNWAAKSGVPGFLTDMQKACNNYHNFCKNKK from the exons ATGGACCTGGCGTACAGGAAACAATGGGACAGCTATGTCAAAG AGCTCACCGAAAAAGACCATGATGGACAGTCTGCAATTTACTGGGAGGTGAAATATCCCTTCCCCCTGTCGAACAGAGAT TACGTGTACGTGAGAGAGCGTAGAGACCTCGAGATTGAGGGAAGAAAGATTTGGGTGGTCTTGGCCAAGAGTTCCTCTGCATCTCAGTGCCCGGAGAAGAGCGGTGTGATCAGAGTGAAAGACTACAAACAGAGCATGGCCATAGAGACTGATGGTGATTGTGGCACCAAAG TCTTCATGAACTACTTTGATAACCCTGGTGGCATGATCCCAACCTGGCTGGTGAACTGGGCTGCTAAG AGTGGTGTTCCAGGGTTTCTCACAGACATGCAGAAGGCCTGCAACAACTATCACAACTTCTGCAAGAACAAAAAATGA
- the tmem100a gene encoding transmembrane protein 100: MPEEFSKDTMRVPAAGDRILAEKTNNNESAPVPATGVSVPLVNEVQLTAATGGAELSCYRCTVPFGVVILIAGIVVTVVAYSFNSHGSTISYFGLVLLSFGLVLLGSSVICWKVRMERKKERRRESQTALVTNHRSLFA; this comes from the coding sequence ATGCCAGAGGAATTCTCCAAGGACACCATGAGAGTGCCTGCAGCCGGAGATCGCATTTTAGCAGAGAAGACTAACAATAATGAAAGCGCTCCTGTGCCCGCCACAGGAGTCTCTGTGCCCCTGGTCAATGAAGTCCAGCTCACTGCAGCCACTGGTGGGGCAGAACTTTCCTGCTACCGCTGCACGGTGCCATTTGGAGTGGTCATTCTGATTGCGGGTATTGTGGTCACTGTCGTGGCATACAGCTTTAATTCACATGGGTCCACAATCTCCTACTTCGGACTGGTGCTTCTGTCGTTCGGGTTGGTACTCCTGGGGTCCAGTGTCATATGCTGGAAGGTGAgaatggagaggaagaaggagaggcgAAGGGAAAGTCAGACGGCCCTGGTGACCAACCATAGAAGCCTCTTTGCGTGA
- the mmd gene encoding monocyte to macrophage differentiation factor isoform X1, which produces MFGIDLRRTRWKRFMNSRAAANCRYQPTCYEHAANCYTHAFLVVPAFVGMALLHRLSDNRWEKITAWVYGMGLSALFLVSTVFHIISWKKSHMRSMEHCFHMCDRVVIYFFIAASYTPWLNLRELGPLASHMRWFVWLMAAAGTIYVFNYHEKYKLVELAFYLTMGFFPALVVTSMSNTEGLHELACGGLIYCLGVFFFKSDGVIPFAHAIWHVFVALAAAVHYYAIWKYLYRTPGPEEIRDA; this is translated from the exons atgTTTGGAATTGACTTGCGGCGGACGAGATGGAAACG GTTCATGAACAGTCGAGCCGCAGCCAACTGCCGATATCAGCCCACCTGCTATGAGCATGCTGCTAACTGCTACACACACGCG ttcctCGTTGTCCCAGCCTTTGTGGGCATGGCCTTGCTGCACCGTCTATCGGACAACCGCTGGGAGAAGATCACGGCCTGGGTGTACGGCATGGGCCTGTCTGCGCTCTTCTTGGTCTCCACCGTCTTTCACATCATCTCATGGAAGAAGAGCCACATGAG GTCTATGGAGCACTGTTTCCACATGTGTGACCGTGTAGTCATCTACTTCTTCATCGCTGCCTCCTACACACCCTG GCTGAATTTGCGCGAGCTGGGCCCTCTGGCTAGTCATATGAGGTGGTTTGTGTGGTTAATGGCTGCCGCAGGAACTATTTATGTGTTCAACTATCATGAGAA GTATAAACTGGTTGAACTGGCCTTTTACCTGACAATGGGATTTTTCCCTGCTTTGGTTGTGACCTCAATG AGCAACACGGAGGGCCTGCATGAGCTGGCGTGCGGCGGCCTGATCTACTGCCTGGGGGTGTTCTTCTTCAAGTCGGACGGGGTGATACCGTTCGCCCACGCCATCTGGCACGTGTTTGTGGCGCTGGCTGCGGCCGTGCACTACTACGCCATCTGGAAATACCTCTACCGGACCCCCGGGCCTGAGGAGATCAGGGATGCCTAA
- the mmd gene encoding monocyte to macrophage differentiation factor isoform X2 produces MKRANSFQRFMNSRAAANCRYQPTCYEHAANCYTHAFLVVPAFVGMALLHRLSDNRWEKITAWVYGMGLSALFLVSTVFHIISWKKSHMRSMEHCFHMCDRVVIYFFIAASYTPWLNLRELGPLASHMRWFVWLMAAAGTIYVFNYHEKYKLVELAFYLTMGFFPALVVTSMSNTEGLHELACGGLIYCLGVFFFKSDGVIPFAHAIWHVFVALAAAVHYYAIWKYLYRTPGPEEIRDA; encoded by the exons ATGAAGAGGGCGAATAGCTTTCAGAG GTTCATGAACAGTCGAGCCGCAGCCAACTGCCGATATCAGCCCACCTGCTATGAGCATGCTGCTAACTGCTACACACACGCG ttcctCGTTGTCCCAGCCTTTGTGGGCATGGCCTTGCTGCACCGTCTATCGGACAACCGCTGGGAGAAGATCACGGCCTGGGTGTACGGCATGGGCCTGTCTGCGCTCTTCTTGGTCTCCACCGTCTTTCACATCATCTCATGGAAGAAGAGCCACATGAG GTCTATGGAGCACTGTTTCCACATGTGTGACCGTGTAGTCATCTACTTCTTCATCGCTGCCTCCTACACACCCTG GCTGAATTTGCGCGAGCTGGGCCCTCTGGCTAGTCATATGAGGTGGTTTGTGTGGTTAATGGCTGCCGCAGGAACTATTTATGTGTTCAACTATCATGAGAA GTATAAACTGGTTGAACTGGCCTTTTACCTGACAATGGGATTTTTCCCTGCTTTGGTTGTGACCTCAATG AGCAACACGGAGGGCCTGCATGAGCTGGCGTGCGGCGGCCTGATCTACTGCCTGGGGGTGTTCTTCTTCAAGTCGGACGGGGTGATACCGTTCGCCCACGCCATCTGGCACGTGTTTGTGGCGCTGGCTGCGGCCGTGCACTACTACGCCATCTGGAAATACCTCTACCGGACCCCCGGGCCTGAGGAGATCAGGGATGCCTAA